Proteins co-encoded in one Cinclus cinclus chromosome 9, bCinCin1.1, whole genome shotgun sequence genomic window:
- the EVX2 gene encoding homeobox even-skipped homolog protein 2, translating into MMERIRKEMILMERGLHSPTAGKRLSNLSDSAGNAVLEALENSPHSGRLSPRLTAASLHSAIGDISAKGKFEIDTLFNLQHPSSESTVSSEIPPSESRKKISLYSEVAQEADMNSDVEVGCSALRSPASLTSSQLKENSNKGYAESSPTPSAPAAAAAPAAGIGSLHSGGALGGSAAGADQVRRYRTAFTREQIARLEKEFYRENYVSRPRRCELAAALNLPETTIKVWFQNRRMKDKRQRLAMSWPHPADPSFYTYMMTHAAATGSLPYPFHSHVPLHYYPHVGVTAAAAAAAASGAAAAPFATSIRPLDTFRALSHPYSRPELLCSFRHPGLYQTPAAAGLNSSAAASAAAAAAAAAAAAAGSGPPGSSAPCSCLSCHSSQTAAAAAAAASALGSRGGAAAEFPCAAAGQRSESGFLPYSAAVLSKAAVASPDQREEAPLTR; encoded by the exons ATGATGGAAAGAATAAGAAAAGAGATGATCCTGATGGAGagagggctgcacagccctACAGCTGGCAAAAGGCTCTCGAATTTGTCAGACTCAGCTGGAAATGCGGTGTTGGAGGCCCTTGAAAATTCTCCGCACAGTGGTCGCCTCAGCCCGAGACTGACTGCCGCCTCCCTGCACAGCGCTATAGGGGACATCTCCGCCAAAGGCAAATTTGAAATAGACACTTTATTCAATCTCCAGCATCCGAGCAGCGAAAGCACTGTCTCCTCCGAAATCCCGCCGTcggaaagcaggaagaaaatcagCCTTTATTCTGAAGTTGCTCAAGAGGCAGATATGAACAGTGATGTGGAGGTGGGCTGCTCCGCGCTCCGCTCCCCGGCCAGCCTGACTTCCTCccagctgaaggaaaacagTAACAAAG GCTACGCGGAGAGCAGCCCGACTCCCagcgcccccgccgccgccgccgcccccgccgccggtATCGGCAGCCTGCACAGCGGCGGCGCGCTGGGCGGTTCGGCGGCGGGGGCCGACCAGGTGCGCCGGTACCGCACCGCCTTCACCCGGGAGCAGATCGCCCGCCTGGAGAAGGAGTTTTACCGCGAGAACTACGTGTCGCGGCCGCGGCGCTGCGAGCTGGCCGCCGCCCTCAATCTCCCCGAAACCACCATCAAG GTGTGGTTCCAGAACCGGAGGATGAAGGACAAGCGGCAGCGCCTCGCCATGTCCTGGCCACACCCGGCCGACCCCAGCTTCTACACCTACATGATGACCCACGCGGCGGCCACGGGCAGTCTGCCCTACCCTTTCCACTCGCACGTCCCGCTCCACTACTACCCGCACGTCGGGGTCAcggcagccgccgccgccgccgccgcctcgggAGCGGCCGCCGCGCCTTTCGCCACCTCCATCCGCCCGCTGGACACTTTCCGCGCCCTCTCGCACCCCTACTCCCGCCcggagctgctctgcagtttcCGACACCCCGGCCTCTACCAGACGCCGGCCGCCGCCGGCCTCAACAGCAGCGCGGCCGcctcggcggcggcggcagcggcggcggcggcggcggcggcggcgggctcGGGGCCTCCGGGGAGCTCGgcgccctgctcctgcctcagctgccacagcagccagacggcggcggcggcggcggcggcggcctcGGCGCTGGGCTCGCGGGGCGGCGCGGCCGCCGAGTTCCCGTGCGCGGCGGCGGGGCAGCGCTCCGAGAGCGGCTTCCTGCCCTACTCGGCCGCCGTGCTCAGCAAGGCCGCGGTCGCCTCGCCGGACCAGCGGGAGGAGGCGCCGCTCACCAGATAA